A region of the Candidatus Rokuibacteriota bacterium genome:
GCGGCTGGTTCATGGCCTGGATGACCGGCCAGGGCAACTCCGTCGGGCCGGGGATCATCAAGATCGGGCGCGTCTGCGGCCTGCCCCACTGGATGCTCGAGTCCATGACGGGTCTCCCTGGGTCACGTCCCGGCCGAGGCCAGGCGTTCCTTGCGTCGGATCAGGAACAGGTTGCGGAGATAGACGAAGAGCCCCGCGCCCTGTCCGAGGATGAAGACGGGATCGAGCCGGTACACCGCGTAGACGAGGAGCGTCAGCCCGCCGCCGATGGAGAAGAACCAGAAGGAGACGGGGATGACGCTCTCCTTCTTGCGCTCGGAGGCGATCCACTGCACGAGGAAGCGCATGGAGAAGAACGTCTGCCCGAGGAACCCCACCGCCAGCCAGAACGTTTCCGTGCTCATGACCTGTGACCTTACCGGAGCGCCCCGGGGACCCGCAAGCGGTTTTCCTCCGCGCGCGGACGCCGACGCGCGGCGAGCGCCGCGACGAGCGCCGCGCGGCCCTACGTCCGCTGCGACTGCGGCGGTCGGGCCGGCAGGTCCACCAGCTTCCGGAGCGGCACCTTGAGCGCGACGGAGACGCGATAGAGGCTGTCCACGGAGATGGACTTCTCGCCGCGCTCCACCTCCCCGATGAACTTTCCGCTGAGGTCGGAGTGCCGCCCCAGGGCTTCCTGGCTCCAGCCGCGGTCGCGCCGGAGCAGGCGGAGTTTCGTGCCGAGAGCTCGCCGGATATGCGGTGCGCGTCGCTGCATGTCAGAGCACCTCCGTGGGGCCCGACGTGACTGCGAAGACCAGGGCACCGGTCTCGCTCACGACGGTGTGTAGGCAGCCCGGGGGCCGCCGGGAATAGTTCCCTGCTGTGCAGACGCCGGTATCGTCGGCGACGCTCCCCTCGAGGACGAAGATCTGCTCGTCCCCGAGGTGGCGGTGACGGGGGATGGTCGCCCCGGGCGCATAGCGCATGAGCATGGCCTTGTGGCGTCCATCCGGGTCCTCCCAGAGCACCTT
Encoded here:
- a CDS encoding helix-turn-helix transcriptional regulator; translation: MQRRAPHIRRALGTKLRLLRRDRGWSQEALGRHSDLSGKFIGEVERGEKSISVDSLYRVSVALKVPLRKLVDLPARPPQSQRT
- a CDS encoding cupin domain-containing protein, whose amino-acid sequence is MTPAPVSLFVDAAEVAWTERRPGVSWKVLWEDPDGRHKAMLMRYAPGATIPRHRHLGDEQIFVLEGSVADDTGVCTAGNYSRRPPGCLHTVVSETGALVFAVTSGPTEVL
- a CDS encoding lipid-A-disaccharide synthase N-terminal domain-containing protein, with amino-acid sequence MSTETFWLAVGFLGQTFFSMRFLVQWIASERKKESVIPVSFWFFSIGGGLTLLVYAVYRLDPVFILGQGAGLFVYLRNLFLIRRKERLASAGT